In one window of Tachypleus tridentatus isolate NWPU-2018 chromosome 2, ASM421037v1, whole genome shotgun sequence DNA:
- the LOC143245593 gene encoding uncharacterized protein LOC143245593, giving the protein MIIPVVKTSFKDESSTFNPTGSRHVVLQQSVTMLAYIDHNMQNVTEKPRGFLAMWNLDRDLTIVVGAAIGFLGLMFILAFSVLAWRCCCRKSANEKEYEYKRFIQTVLSSFKTILLQKQPEECEIVTRRKSRIIQSDSVVLVDAENNQQYETHVLEINNKSMLRSQSVPIRDGKGVKELHKSPSIKPRPLSQPVHLSYQVSPYPPATCSNTSELDLADAGVDVNQVILSSIPENQNQRHYGLQDMPTLSECSSYDELDDLNGLPHQFITNPDVKTKTRSLPAWGHSRLRPLSTEDNLNELYAKVNFSKKRKIV; this is encoded by the exons ATGAAAGCAGTACTTTCAATCCCACAGGCTCTCGTCACGTGGTGTTGCAACAAAGCGTGACCATGCTGGCTTATATAGACCACAACATGCAGAATGTAACCGAGAAGCCACGTGGCTTTTTAGCCATGTGGAACCTAGACAGAGACTTGACAATTGTTGTTGGTGCCGCTATAG GGTTCTTAGGGCTGATGTTTATTTTGGCGTTTTCTGTCCTTGCGTGGCGTTGCTGTTGTCGGAAGTCGGCGAATGAGAAAGAATACG AGTACAAGAGATTTATTCAGACAGTTTTATCGAGCTTTAAGACAATTTT ATTGCAAAAGCAACCAGAAGAATGTGAAATTGTGACCAGGAGGAAATCTAGGATTATCCAAAG tgaCTCTGTGGTGCTTGTTGATGCAGAAAATAACCAACAGTACGAAACTCACGTGCTGGAAATCAACAATAAGTCAATGCTTCGTTCTCAGTCTGTGCCTATTAGGGATGGTAAAGGG GTGAAAGAATTGCATAAAAGTCCCTCAATTAAGCCAAGACCTTTAAGTCAGCCAGTTCATTTAAGTTATCAAGTTTCACCATACCCTCCTGCAACATGTAGCAACACTTCAGAGCTAGATCTTGCAGATGCAGGTGTTGATGTTAACCAGGTGATTTTATCAAGCATTCCTGAAAACCAGAATCAGAGACACTATGGTCTACAAGATATGCCCACTTTAAGTGAATGTTCCTCTTACGATG AATTAGATGATTTGAATGGACTTCCTCATCAGTTTATAACAAATCCTGATGTGAAAACAAAAACCAGAAGTCTGCCTGCATGGGGTCACTCTCGTCTTCGACCATTGTCAACCGAAGATAATCTCAATGAACTTTATGCCAAA GTAAATTTCAGCAAGAAAAGAAAAATCGTATGA